A section of the Bombus fervidus isolate BK054 chromosome 9, iyBomFerv1, whole genome shotgun sequence genome encodes:
- the LOC139990863 gene encoding uncharacterized protein, whose amino-acid sequence MDIKRSQCSKCDGDVTIVDTGRYSKYSSKSPKTFKMLNTPGSKTKQEPGEVSVKSVETNYVTQIVSSGIRPDNVYETKILLGPEVDLSSIKITVKGNNLRINMIKPLEEQLTKQLPDISERSIFGNLIKRMMKHCENLLIPEGIDNAKVRAVVDNVNGMLILTAPPAIKPSK is encoded by the exons ATGGATATAAAGAGAAGTCAATGTTCGAAGTGTGACGGAGATGTCACAATAGTTGATACTGGACGCTATTCCAAGTATTCCTCAAAATCTCCCAAAACCTTCAAAATGTTGAATACTCCCGGAAGCAAAACTAAGCAAGAACCGGGCGAGGTTTCCGTGAAATCAGTGGAAACCAACTATGTAACGCAAATCGTGTCCAGTGGTATTCGACCAGACAACGTTTACGAg aCGAAAATACTATTGGGACCAGAGGTAGATCTGTCCTCTATTAAAATAACCGTAAAAGGGAACAATCTCCGCATAAACATGATCAAGCCTTTGGAAGAGCAATTAACAAAACAGTTACCAGATATCAGCGAAAGATCAATTTTTGGCAACTTAATCAAGAGAATGATGAAGCATTGCGAGAATTTACTAATACCGGAAGGTATCGACAACGCGAAAGTTCGAGCCGTTGTGGACAACGTAAACGGGATGCTCATTCTCACGGCTCCTCCTGCGATAAAACCGAGCAAATAG
- the Rpl4 gene encoding ribosomal protein L4 isoform X2 produces MSLSTARPLITVYTDKNESSGETISLPAVFKAPIRPDIVNFVHQQVSKNSRQPYCVSKEAGHQTSAESWGTGRAVARIPRVRGGGTHRSGQGAFGNMCRGGRMFAPTKPWRRWHRRINVNQKRYALVSAIAASGVPALVQSKGHMIQEVPEFPLVVSDKIQEYNKTKQAVIFLRRIKAWNDIQKVYKSQRFRAGKGKMRNRRRIQRRGPLIVYGQDQGIRKAFRNIPGIDLMNINKMNLLKLAPGGHVGRFVIWTKCAFEKLDALYGTWRKESQLKADYNLPYPKMANTDLSRLLKSHEIRKVLRAPRKKVVRSVKKLNPLTNTRAMLRLNPYAAVLKRAAILTAKKRQEQKDLALAEKRGIKLPKTTPAVKSKLLRARRAKQILKLKEEKNQRPVGFKGRPIMKPTARIISRRIQRAIAKTHPEQKDTLFKTL; encoded by the exons ATG tcgTTATCAACGGCGCGACCGCTTATTACGGTATACACCGATAAGAATGAATCGTCAGGCGAAACGATTTCCCTGCCGGCTGTGTTTAAAGCACCTATTCGGCCCGATATCGTGAATTTTGTTCACCAGCAAGTCTCTAAGAATAGTAGACAGCCATATTGTGTATCCAAGGAAGCTG GTCATCAAACCTCTGCTGAGTCATGGGGTACTGGACGTGCTGTAGCACGTATACCTCGTGTACGTGGTGGTGGTACTCACCGCTCTGGCCAGGGTGCTTTCGGTAACATGTGTAGAGGTGGACGCATGTTTGCTCCAACGAAGCCATGGAGACGCTGGCATCGTCGAATTAATGTTAACCAGAAAAGATACGCTCTTGTTTCTGCTATTGCTGCATCTGGTGTCCCAGCTCTTGTACAATCTAAGG GTCATATGATTCAGGAAGTTCCAGAATTTCCATTAGTAGTATCCGACAAAATTCAGGAGTATAACAAGACTAAACAAGCTGTTATCTTTCTAAGACGTATCAAGGCATGGAATGATATTCAAAAA GTTTACAAGTCTCAACGTTTCCGTGCTGGCAAAGGTAAAATGCGTAACCGCAGACGCATTCAACGACGTGGACCTCTGATTGTATATGGTCAAGATCAG ggTATTCGTAAGGCATTCCGTAACATTCCCGGTATTGACCTTatgaatattaacaaaatgaaCTTGCTTAAATTGGCACCTGGTGGCCACGTTGGACGTTTTGTAATCTGGACAAAATGTGCCTTTGAGAAGTTGGATGCTCTTTACGGAACTTGGCGCAAAGAATCCCAACTTAAGGCGGATTATAATCTCCCTTACCCGAAAATGGCGAACACGGATTTGTCGAGACTCCTGAAATCGCATGAAATTCGTAAAGTTCTGAGGGCACCAAG GAAGAAGGTGGTCCGTAGCGTCAAGAAATTGAACCCATTGACCAACACGCGTGCTATGTTGCGTCTCAATCCATATGCAGCTGTTCTGAAACGTGCAGCAATTTTGACAGCAAAGAAACGTCAAGAACAGAAAGATCTTGCTCTAGCAGAGAAGCGTGGA ATCAAGCTCCCAAAGACTACACCTGCCGTAAAGAGTAAATTACTCCGAGCAAGACGCgcgaaacaaattttgaaattgaaggaagagaaaaatcaGAGACCCGTGGGTTTTAAAGGACGTCCTATTATGAAGCCGACAGCTAGGATAATTTCAAGACGAATTCAAAGAGCCATTGCAAAAACTCACCCCGAACAAAAAGATACActttttaaaacgttataa
- the Rpl4 gene encoding ribosomal protein L4 isoform X1, whose amino-acid sequence MSLSTARPLITVYTDKNESSGETISLPAVFKAPIRPDIVNFVHQQVSKNSRQPYCVSKEAGHQTSAESWGTGRAVARIPRVRGGGTHRSGQGAFGNMCRGGRMFAPTKPWRRWHRRINVNQKRYALVSAIAASGVPALVQSKGHMIQEVPEFPLVVSDKIQEYNKTKQAVIFLRRIKAWNDIQKVYKSQRFRAGKGKMRNRRRIQRRGPLIVYGQDQGIRKAFRNIPGIDLMNINKMNLLKLAPGGHVGRFVIWTKCAFEKLDALYGTWRKESQLKADYNLPYPKMANTDLSRLLKSHEIRKVLRAPRHKVVRSVKKLNPLTNTRAMLRLNPYAAVLKRAAILTAKKRQEQKDLALAEKRGIKLPKTTPAVKSKLLRARRAKQILKLKEEKNQRPVGFKGRPIMKPTARIISRRIQRAIAKTHPEQKDTLFKTL is encoded by the exons ATG tcgTTATCAACGGCGCGACCGCTTATTACGGTATACACCGATAAGAATGAATCGTCAGGCGAAACGATTTCCCTGCCGGCTGTGTTTAAAGCACCTATTCGGCCCGATATCGTGAATTTTGTTCACCAGCAAGTCTCTAAGAATAGTAGACAGCCATATTGTGTATCCAAGGAAGCTG GTCATCAAACCTCTGCTGAGTCATGGGGTACTGGACGTGCTGTAGCACGTATACCTCGTGTACGTGGTGGTGGTACTCACCGCTCTGGCCAGGGTGCTTTCGGTAACATGTGTAGAGGTGGACGCATGTTTGCTCCAACGAAGCCATGGAGACGCTGGCATCGTCGAATTAATGTTAACCAGAAAAGATACGCTCTTGTTTCTGCTATTGCTGCATCTGGTGTCCCAGCTCTTGTACAATCTAAGG GTCATATGATTCAGGAAGTTCCAGAATTTCCATTAGTAGTATCCGACAAAATTCAGGAGTATAACAAGACTAAACAAGCTGTTATCTTTCTAAGACGTATCAAGGCATGGAATGATATTCAAAAA GTTTACAAGTCTCAACGTTTCCGTGCTGGCAAAGGTAAAATGCGTAACCGCAGACGCATTCAACGACGTGGACCTCTGATTGTATATGGTCAAGATCAG ggTATTCGTAAGGCATTCCGTAACATTCCCGGTATTGACCTTatgaatattaacaaaatgaaCTTGCTTAAATTGGCACCTGGTGGCCACGTTGGACGTTTTGTAATCTGGACAAAATGTGCCTTTGAGAAGTTGGATGCTCTTTACGGAACTTGGCGCAAAGAATCCCAACTTAAGGCGGATTATAATCTCCCTTACCCGAAAATGGCGAACACGGATTTGTCGAGACTCCTGAAATCGCATGAAATTCGTAAAGTTCTGAGGGCACCAAGGCAT AAGGTGGTCCGTAGCGTCAAGAAATTGAACCCATTGACCAACACGCGTGCTATGTTGCGTCTCAATCCATATGCAGCTGTTCTGAAACGTGCAGCAATTTTGACAGCAAAGAAACGTCAAGAACAGAAAGATCTTGCTCTAGCAGAGAAGCGTGGA ATCAAGCTCCCAAAGACTACACCTGCCGTAAAGAGTAAATTACTCCGAGCAAGACGCgcgaaacaaattttgaaattgaaggaagagaaaaatcaGAGACCCGTGGGTTTTAAAGGACGTCCTATTATGAAGCCGACAGCTAGGATAATTTCAAGACGAATTCAAAGAGCCATTGCAAAAACTCACCCCGAACAAAAAGATACActttttaaaacgttataa
- the LOC139990750 gene encoding pre-mRNA-splicing factor SPF27-like → MAGEVIVDALPYIDQGYDEPGVREAALAMVEEETRRYRPTKNYLEHLPSLNITAFETEVMKHEFERMQNRLPMEVLSMKRYELPPPPPGKMNDLAAWNESVKNSSAQLEHQATRICNLELMMEYGCEAWKSYLEVLVQLVSQAQKQLQALRKRIQEVNWQRKSMQTQGGEKLRALEAQWVGLVSKNYEIEQACVHLEEEIQKSMMNKGEGVEINDVPGEEEPDIPEKSATEVMATKMDQQEQQNQEP, encoded by the exons atggCGGGAGAAGTTATAGTTGATGCATTACCATATATTGACCAAGGATACGATGAACCTGGAGTTAGAGAAGCA gcTTTGGCCATGGTTGAAGAAGAAACTCGTCGTTATAGACCGACAAAAAACTATTTAGAACATTTGCCATCATTAAATATTACTGCTTTTGAGACAGAGGTGATGAAACATGAATTTGAGCGAATGCAAAACCGTTTACCTATGGAAGTACTCAGTATGAAGCGCTATGAGTTACCTCCACCTCCACCAGGTAAAATGAATGATCTTGCAGCATGGAATGAAAGTGTCAAAAATAGCAGTGCACAATTGGAACATCAGGCTACCAG AATTTGTAATCTTGAATTAATGATGGAATATGGATGCGAAGCATGGAAATCTTATTTGGAAGTATTAGTACAACTAGTGAGTCAAGCCCAAAAACAGCTACAAGCATTAAGGAAAAGAATTCAAGAGGTTAATTGGCAAAGAAAATCTATGCAAACTCAAGGTGGAGAAAAGTTAAGGGCATTAGAAGCACAATGGGTAGGACTAGTGTCAAAAAATTATGAGATTGAACAAGCGTGTGTTCACttagaagaagaaatacaGAAATCTATGATGAATAAGGGTGAGGGTGTAGAAATCAATGATGTGCCGGGCGAGGAAGAACCTGACATTCCAGAGAAAAGTGCAACTGAAGTTATGGCAACAAAAATGGATCAGCAAGAACAACAAAATCAAGAaccttaa
- the LOC139990605 gene encoding large ribosomal subunit protein uL4-like — protein MCRGGRMFAPTKPWRRWHRRINVNQKRYALVSAIAASGVPALVQSKGHMIQEVPEFPLVVSDKIQEYNKTKQAVIFLRRIKAWNDIQKVYKSQRFRAGKGKMRNRRRIQRRGPLIVYGQDQGIRKAFRNIPGIDLMNINKMNLLKLAPGGHVGRFVIWTKCAFEKLDALYGTWRKESQLKADYNLPYPKMANTDLSRLLKSHEIRKVLRAPRKKVVRSVKKLNPLTNTRAMLRLNPYAAVLKRAAILTAKKRQEQKDLALAEKRGIKLPKTTPAVKSKLLRARRAKQILKLKEEKNQRPVGFKGRPIMKPTARIISRRIQRAIAKTHPEQKDTLFKTL, from the exons ATGTGTAGAGGTGGACGCATGTTTGCTCCAACGAAGCCATGGAGACGCTGGCATCGTCGAATTAATGTTAACCAGAAAAGATACGCTCTTGTTTCTGCTATTGCTGCATCTGGTGTCCCAGCTCTTGTACAATCTAAGG GTCATATGATTCAGGAAGTTCCAGAATTTCCATTAGTAGTATCCGACAAAATTCAGGAGTATAACAAGACTAAACAAGCTGTTATCTTTCTAAGACGTATCAAGGCATGGAATGATATTCAAAAA GTTTACAAGTCTCAACGTTTCCGTGCTGGCAAAGGTAAAATGCGTAACCGCAGACGCATTCAACGACGTGGACCTCTGATTGTATATGGTCAAGATCAG ggTATTCGTAAGGCATTCCGTAACATTCCCGGTATTGACCTTatgaatattaacaaaatgaaCTTGCTTAAATTGGCACCTGGTGGCCACGTTGGACGTTTTGTAATCTGGACAAAATGTGCCTTTGAGAAGTTGGATGCTCTTTACGGAACTTGGCGCAAAGAATCCCAACTTAAGGCGGATTATAATCTCCCTTACCCGAAAATGGCGAACACGGATTTGTCGAGACTCCTGAAATCGCATGAAATTCGTAAAGTTCTGAGGGCACCAAG GAAGAAGGTGGTCCGTAGCGTCAAGAAATTGAACCCATTGACCAACACGCGTGCTATGTTGCGTCTCAATCCATATGCAGCTGTTCTGAAACGTGCAGCAATTTTGACAGCAAAGAAACGTCAAGAACAGAAAGATCTTGCTCTAGCAGAGAAGCGTGGA ATCAAGCTCCCAAAGACTACACCTGCCGTAAAGAGTAAATTACTCCGAGCAAGACGCgcgaaacaaattttgaaattgaaggaagagaaaaatcaGAGACCCGTGGGTTTTAAAGGACGTCCTATTATGAAGCCGACAGCTAGGATAATTTCAAGACGAATTCAAAGAGCCATTGCAAAAACTCACCCCGAACAAAAAGATACActttttaaaacgttataa